One window from the genome of Rariglobus hedericola encodes:
- a CDS encoding valine--tRNA ligase gives MAEITKSYEARDVETKWYAAWQEAKCFAGRAEPGQETYSIVIPPPNVTGILHMGHVLNNTLQDALIRRARLEGKAACWIPGTDHAGIATQTMVEKHLKKTEGKGRRDLGREEFLKRVWTWRDEKGDHILKQLRELGCSCDWDRTHFTMDPGYSKAVLTSFVKLFNSTDSEGRAHIYRGKRMVNWCPVSLTALSDEEVEMRPTKGFIYQLRYELVEPTTTKDAEGNVIPLTHLVLETTRPETIAADVAVAVHPDDERYQHLVGKFVWRPLGNRVQIPIIADAAVDPAFAAGALKVTPAHDKVDFEIGQRHKLPVIDALNADGTMNEFAGPELAGMDRFAARKKAAEILTERGNLIEAKPYENNVGYSQRAGVPIEPRLTQQWWLRYPRVEEAKQVVRDGLIQMHPERWTKVYLNWLDNIQDWCISRQLWWGHRIPVWYAKGIDREKLTEADLRDPKIIHVSLEGPADPENWTQEDDVLDTWASSWLWPFATLGWPNAEEQAKANFAQFYPTTTLATGADIIFFWVARMIMAGLEFAKPGAPAEERIPFKHVYFNGIVRDKQGRKMSKTLGNSPDPLDLIQKYGADGLRFGLLQIAPLGQDVKFDEDRIESGKNFCNKIWNACRFRQMSGPMSDNSSLEAILARIDASKLDDDDHALLAALTDTMKTVERGFTGFEFAGATQRLYSFFWNDFCDWYVEVAKTRVQDPAAKDHALAMQDLVIREFLLMFEPFAPFITEELWSLLGYAPAGKTFVQDTRIETADGLIATLNARGVQIDADASTRVDQLKQVATFARQLKADQSVAQKRDVKFLALSGQSEWLVLEKAAAKLTRLVGAAEISRTTEEVALPAIVTPLGTLYLDTGVKVDPAAERTRLTKELDAVTKHIAGTEARLSNEAFTSKAPPAVLEGARKQLADQKMKRDEITRLLNAL, from the coding sequence ATGGCCGAGATCACCAAGAGCTACGAAGCGCGCGATGTTGAGACGAAGTGGTATGCCGCCTGGCAGGAAGCCAAGTGCTTCGCCGGTCGTGCCGAGCCCGGACAGGAGACTTACTCGATCGTCATCCCTCCGCCGAACGTCACCGGCATCCTGCACATGGGCCACGTGCTGAACAACACGTTGCAAGACGCGCTCATCCGCCGCGCCCGTCTTGAAGGCAAGGCCGCGTGCTGGATTCCCGGCACCGACCACGCGGGCATCGCCACGCAGACGATGGTCGAGAAGCACCTCAAGAAAACCGAGGGCAAGGGCCGTCGCGATCTCGGTCGCGAGGAGTTCCTCAAACGCGTGTGGACCTGGCGCGACGAGAAGGGTGACCACATTCTCAAGCAGCTCCGCGAACTCGGTTGCTCGTGTGATTGGGACCGCACGCATTTCACGATGGATCCCGGCTATTCGAAGGCCGTGCTCACGTCCTTCGTGAAGCTTTTTAACAGCACCGATTCGGAGGGCCGTGCGCATATTTACCGCGGCAAACGCATGGTCAACTGGTGCCCGGTTTCGCTCACCGCTTTGTCGGATGAAGAGGTCGAGATGCGTCCGACCAAGGGCTTCATTTATCAACTCCGCTACGAACTCGTCGAGCCGACCACGACCAAGGACGCCGAGGGCAACGTGATCCCGCTCACGCACCTCGTCCTCGAAACCACGCGCCCCGAGACCATTGCGGCCGACGTCGCCGTGGCCGTGCATCCCGATGACGAACGCTATCAGCATCTCGTCGGCAAATTCGTCTGGCGCCCGCTCGGCAACCGCGTGCAGATCCCGATCATCGCCGATGCTGCGGTGGATCCGGCCTTCGCCGCCGGTGCGCTCAAAGTCACGCCCGCCCACGATAAAGTGGACTTCGAAATCGGCCAGCGCCACAAGCTGCCGGTCATCGATGCGCTCAATGCCGACGGCACGATGAACGAGTTCGCCGGCCCCGAACTGGCCGGCATGGATCGTTTCGCCGCGCGCAAAAAAGCCGCCGAAATCCTCACCGAGCGCGGCAATCTCATCGAGGCGAAGCCTTACGAGAACAACGTCGGTTACTCGCAGCGCGCTGGCGTGCCCATCGAGCCGCGTCTCACCCAGCAGTGGTGGCTGCGTTATCCGCGCGTCGAAGAAGCCAAGCAGGTCGTGCGCGACGGCTTGATCCAGATGCACCCCGAGCGTTGGACGAAGGTTTACCTCAACTGGCTCGATAACATCCAGGACTGGTGCATCAGCCGCCAACTCTGGTGGGGTCACCGCATTCCCGTGTGGTATGCGAAGGGCATCGACCGCGAGAAACTCACCGAGGCCGATCTGCGCGATCCGAAGATCATCCACGTTTCGCTCGAAGGTCCCGCCGACCCCGAAAACTGGACGCAGGAAGACGATGTTCTCGATACGTGGGCATCCTCCTGGCTCTGGCCTTTCGCCACGCTCGGCTGGCCCAACGCCGAGGAACAGGCCAAGGCGAACTTCGCACAGTTTTACCCGACGACCACGCTCGCGACGGGCGCGGACATCATTTTCTTCTGGGTCGCCCGCATGATCATGGCCGGCCTCGAATTCGCGAAGCCCGGCGCGCCCGCCGAGGAACGCATTCCGTTCAAGCACGTTTACTTCAACGGTATCGTGCGCGACAAGCAGGGCCGCAAGATGTCGAAGACGCTCGGCAACTCGCCTGATCCGCTCGACCTCATTCAGAAATACGGTGCCGACGGTCTGCGCTTCGGACTGCTGCAAATCGCGCCGCTCGGCCAGGACGTGAAGTTCGACGAGGACCGCATCGAGAGCGGAAAAAACTTCTGCAACAAGATCTGGAATGCCTGCCGTTTCCGCCAGATGAGCGGACCGATGAGCGACAACTCCTCGCTCGAAGCGATTCTCGCCCGCATCGACGCCTCGAAGCTCGATGACGACGACCATGCGCTCCTCGCTGCGCTGACCGATACGATGAAAACCGTCGAACGCGGCTTCACCGGCTTTGAATTCGCCGGTGCGACCCAGCGCTTGTATTCGTTTTTCTGGAACGACTTTTGTGACTGGTATGTCGAGGTCGCCAAGACCCGCGTGCAAGACCCGGCCGCGAAGGATCACGCGCTCGCCATGCAGGACCTCGTCATCCGCGAGTTCTTACTGATGTTCGAGCCGTTCGCGCCGTTCATCACGGAGGAACTCTGGTCGCTGCTCGGTTACGCGCCGGCCGGAAAAACCTTCGTGCAGGACACGCGTATCGAGACCGCCGACGGTCTGATCGCTACGCTCAACGCGCGCGGCGTCCAGATCGATGCCGACGCCTCCACCCGCGTGGACCAGTTGAAGCAGGTCGCCACGTTTGCCCGCCAGCTAAAGGCCGACCAGTCCGTCGCTCAAAAACGCGACGTGAAATTCCTCGCCCTATCAGGCCAGTCCGAGTGGCTGGTGCTAGAGAAAGCCGCCGCCAAACTCACGCGCCTCGTCGGTGCGGCTGAGATTTCACGCACGACCGAAGAGGTTGCGTTGCCCGCCATCGTGACTCCTCTCGGCACGCTCTATCTGGATACCGGCGTGAAAGTCGATCCGGCTGCCGAGCGCACGCGTCTCACCAAGGAACTCGATGCCGTCACCAAGCACATCGCCGGCACCGAAGCACGTCTGTCGAATGAAGCGTTCACCAGCAAAGCCCCGCCGGCCGTGCTCGAAGGAGCGCGCAAACAACTCGCCGATCAAAAGATGAAACGCGACGAGATCACGCGCTTGCTCAACGCCCTGTAA
- the glnD gene encoding [protein-PII] uridylyltransferase, translated as MIGRIQKHARERLNFVGEVPTAKRLLACKTFLRLESAMIRMRHDAGESGLAITRARSAMIDVMLSHLFNYAIASWERKNGHLYTPVALLALGGYGRCELSPLSDIDIMFLFPSKMKEAAIKPLQEHLTNEILYILWDCGLKVGHSTRTIDEVFIEARKDIQNKTALLEARLIAGSESLFDGFAHTYKAYYTVEDPKAYISARLEDQKNRRNKHGDSVFLQEPDIKNGVGGLRDYQNTLWMARVKLGISEIKELGAQNYLRHNELRDFQRAYEFLHRVRNELHLQKKRPTDVLDLEAQPRIALGLGYTNRDMLGRVEQFMRDYYRAAQTIYRISKLVENRLALTLEKPSRFLSFREVVRSRRHERVKRIDGFVLRNRELSSETPNVFREDPARLIRVFRHCQSLDAQMDFALQTLVRECLPLITRRVSESIDANTSFKAILDEAGNVHPTLALMHELGVLGRFIPEFDGLTCLVQHEYYHRYTADIHTLNAIRELDNIFTQAEPITLKYREALHETPEPTLLYLILLLHDIGKAKGIQGHAESGVVIAQPILKRLNVSPENSELVIFVIKNHLIMARFWQKRDVDDPNTAAAFAEMVMDADKLRHLYVHTFCDARGTAAGLWNGYKDALHTSLFRATLDQLIHGAALVTHNSQRLQMTYQDLVSKTIPGISQDEITAHFNLLPERYFIHTDPAEISLHISMVNRLLKSITQADSVGTLRPVIEWKDDLNRSLTVVNVVTWDRAGLFYKLAGAFSVAGLSILGAKVISRSDHIAIDTFYVVEPGRGIVQSTKAQEIFARTVEEALVTNKDLYPDIVAQARKHAPPRYTQPSGGEILHASFPPTVEVYHELSMQRTIVEVQARDEIGLLFRLAKTISDHGFDITFARIGTERGIAIDTFYIENAAPESTEENARLHVLRDALSAIITPADNAAAAAI; from the coding sequence GTGATCGGCCGCATCCAAAAACACGCCCGCGAACGCCTGAACTTCGTCGGCGAGGTCCCCACCGCCAAACGCCTTTTGGCCTGCAAGACCTTCTTGCGACTCGAAAGCGCCATGATCCGCATGCGCCACGACGCCGGTGAGTCGGGCCTGGCCATCACCCGCGCACGCAGCGCGATGATCGATGTGATGCTGTCGCACCTGTTCAATTACGCGATCGCTTCGTGGGAGCGAAAAAACGGCCACCTTTACACGCCCGTCGCACTGCTAGCACTCGGCGGTTACGGGCGCTGCGAACTGAGCCCGCTCAGCGATATCGACATCATGTTTCTCTTTCCTTCCAAGATGAAGGAAGCGGCCATCAAGCCCCTCCAGGAACACCTCACCAACGAGATTCTCTACATCTTGTGGGACTGCGGGCTGAAGGTCGGACATTCCACGCGCACAATCGACGAGGTCTTCATCGAGGCGCGCAAAGATATCCAAAACAAAACCGCACTCCTTGAGGCGCGACTCATCGCTGGCTCGGAATCGCTGTTCGATGGTTTTGCGCATACCTATAAGGCCTACTACACCGTCGAGGATCCGAAGGCCTACATCTCCGCCCGCCTCGAAGACCAAAAAAACCGCCGCAATAAACACGGCGATTCCGTCTTCCTCCAGGAGCCCGACATCAAGAACGGCGTGGGCGGTCTGCGCGATTATCAGAACACATTGTGGATGGCCCGCGTGAAGCTCGGCATCTCTGAAATCAAGGAACTGGGCGCGCAAAACTACCTTCGTCACAACGAACTCCGCGACTTCCAGCGCGCCTACGAATTTCTCCATCGCGTTCGCAACGAACTGCACCTCCAGAAAAAACGCCCGACCGACGTCCTCGATCTCGAAGCCCAGCCGCGCATCGCCCTCGGCCTCGGCTACACGAACCGCGACATGCTCGGCCGCGTCGAGCAGTTCATGCGCGATTATTACCGCGCCGCCCAGACCATCTATCGCATCTCCAAACTGGTCGAAAACCGCCTCGCCCTGACGCTAGAAAAACCCAGCCGCTTCCTTTCTTTCCGCGAGGTCGTGCGCTCCCGCCGCCACGAACGCGTGAAACGCATCGACGGCTTCGTGTTGCGCAACCGCGAGCTCAGCTCTGAGACGCCCAACGTCTTCCGTGAAGATCCTGCCCGCCTCATCCGCGTCTTCCGCCACTGCCAGAGTCTGGACGCGCAGATGGATTTCGCCCTGCAAACCCTGGTTCGCGAATGCCTGCCGCTCATCACCCGCCGCGTCTCGGAATCGATCGATGCCAACACGAGTTTCAAGGCCATCCTCGATGAGGCCGGCAACGTCCACCCCACGCTCGCGCTCATGCACGAGCTCGGCGTGCTCGGACGGTTCATCCCCGAATTCGACGGCCTGACCTGCCTCGTGCAGCACGAATATTACCACCGTTACACGGCGGATATTCATACGCTGAACGCCATCCGCGAACTGGATAATATTTTCACGCAGGCCGAGCCGATCACACTCAAATACCGCGAAGCCCTGCACGAGACGCCTGAGCCCACGTTGCTTTACTTAATCTTGCTGCTCCACGACATCGGCAAGGCCAAGGGCATCCAGGGGCACGCCGAAAGCGGCGTGGTCATCGCCCAACCCATCCTCAAACGGCTCAACGTCAGTCCTGAAAATAGTGAGTTGGTTATCTTCGTAATCAAAAATCATCTCATCATGGCACGCTTTTGGCAGAAGCGGGATGTAGATGATCCCAACACAGCCGCTGCTTTCGCCGAGATGGTCATGGATGCCGACAAACTCCGGCACCTCTACGTCCACACGTTCTGCGATGCGCGCGGCACTGCCGCAGGACTCTGGAACGGCTACAAAGACGCCCTGCACACCAGCCTCTTCCGTGCCACCCTCGATCAACTGATCCACGGCGCCGCCCTCGTTACCCACAATTCGCAACGCCTGCAAATGACCTACCAGGACCTCGTCTCGAAAACCATTCCCGGCATCAGCCAGGACGAGATTACCGCCCACTTTAATCTGCTGCCCGAACGGTATTTCATCCACACCGATCCGGCCGAGATCTCGCTGCACATCAGCATGGTCAACCGCCTGCTGAAATCCATCACGCAGGCCGATTCCGTCGGCACCTTGCGCCCCGTGATCGAGTGGAAAGACGACCTCAACCGCTCCCTCACCGTCGTCAACGTCGTCACCTGGGACCGCGCCGGTTTGTTCTACAAGCTCGCCGGCGCCTTCAGCGTCGCCGGCCTCTCCATTCTCGGCGCCAAGGTCATTTCACGCTCCGACCACATCGCGATCGACACGTTCTACGTCGTCGAGCCCGGCCGCGGCATCGTGCAAAGCACCAAGGCCCAGGAAATCTTCGCCCGCACCGTCGAGGAAGCACTCGTCACCAACAAAGACCTTTATCCGGATATCGTCGCACAGGCCCGCAAGCACGCCCCGCCGCGCTACACCCAGCCCTCCGGCGGCGAGATCCTCCACGCCTCCTTCCCGCCCACGGTCGAGGTTTACCACGAGCTCTCGATGCAACGCACCATCGTCGAGGTGCAGGCCCGCGACGAGATCGGCCTCCTCTTCCGTCTGGCCAAAACCATCAGCGATCACGGCTTCGACATCACCTTCGCCCGCATCGGCACCGAACGCGGCATCGCCATCGATACGTTCTATATCGAGAATGCCGCCCC